Genomic window (Asticcacaulis excentricus CB 48):
CCTTATAGGCAGCCTTCTCATCTACCCACAGGTTCCAGCCTTCGTCGGGGATAGCCATACGGGTGGTCTCGACCGCTTCAGCGGGTCCTGCGACCGAAGCGGTCGCCGCGCCCGCGGCGGAAACAGTGAGGAAGTTACGGCGATTGAGTTGGGTCATGAGTATGACATCCTAGCATTCATCCTTCCCCATTTACGGGGAAGGTGGCGGGCGTGTCCCGCCAGAAGGGGAAAAGACAGGCGGGTCATATCCCCGCCCACCGCTTCGCGGTCCCCCTTCCCCGTAAACGGGGAGGGGTTATCTCTTTCAATTCATCCAGCTACGATCGGGGAACACGCTCTCCAGTCGCCACTTTGCCGCCTGATCGGCAGTAAGCCGCTTGGCCCAGAAGACCCGCTGGCTGACATCCGCGCCGGGGCCGCTGGAGTTGTATTCCGCAAAATGCGCTGTGCCATAGGTCTCGGTCTTGCCCGGCGTCCATTCACGCCAGCCTTCCGGATGAATTTGCCCATCAATGCGCGTATCGAGGAAAATCACCTGCGCATAGGGCCGCCAGGCCCGCCCAAAATAATAGGCACCCGTCCCCGCCGTGGTAATACGGCAATGATCGAACACATAGGCCGTAGTTTCGCTGTCCGCTGTTCGGCTATGAGCTGTGATAAAGGCTCCGTCGCGCTTGATGATATGCAGATGGCAGCGATCAAAGAAGGCCAGCGCATTGCCGAAAATGAAATCGACATGCCCTTCGATGTAGCAATCCTTATAGTACTGACGGCTTGGCACGGTCGGCTTCTTCGATCCTGCATAGAGCGTATCCTGCGCCCCCAGAAGACGGACATTGCGTAAAACCGCCCGGTCAGCGCTTATAGATAAGGCCACGGCCTGAGAGGGATTGTCCGGCTGAGTGAGGTGGTAATCGTTCTGGATCGTCAGATTGCTGGCGCGGAAGCCATCGCCACTGACGGTAAACGACGCCGACTTGCCCGTGCCCCCGGCCATTTTCGCGCTGTCGCCCCAGACAATGACCACATCTTCCGGCTTTTTGCCCTTGCCGATGAGCTGCACGCCGGGTTTCGACAGGCTGAGTTTTTCGCGGTAGGTGCCAGGCGCAATCTCGACCACGCCTCCCGCTTCGGGCAGAGCTGCAAACGCTTCGGCAAGGGTCTTGTATTGCGTCGGCACACGCACAATCGCCTGCGTCTGTGCGAAGCCAGCGGGCGCTGAGCTCAATGCCAGCGCGCCTGCCCCGCAGAACAGTCGGCGATTCAACATAGGTCGCTTTGCGTTCATCAGCGGTTCCTCAATAGTAAACGCGGTTCAGATATACAGTAGCGAGTGGTCACGGAATGAGGTCCCGCTTCAGTTCCGGAACCGCACGCGCCAGTTCATAGGTAACGATTTTGGAAAAAAAGTCCGCACCCTCTCTGCCCAGATGCGTGTAATCGAAACTCAGCTTTGCCTGCCCCAGGGGCTCCTGAGCGTTGCGAATCTGCTCCTCAGTAAGCGGGGTTTGCGTGGGTGCCACAGGCACGCCTGTGGACCCGGAAATCGTCGTGCCTGTTTTGCCCGCTTCCAGCACTTCTGCGCTGGGCGGCTTTTGTGCAAAGCGCATGGCAGCCACCGGGCCCATCGCCTGAACCTCGCTCTGTGAGCGCGCGTAAAGGTCCACAAGCGGGACGTTGAGTTCTGCCGCCACCTTGCGCGTGGCAGCGGCCCAGGGGGCCAGATCGTTCTCCAGCACGCCATTTTTGAACCCGCGACGCGTCAGGGGCGTCACCAGCACCGGTATGGCACCGGCCGCACGGGTTTCATTGACGTAGCGCTTCAGAAACTGCGGAAACTCGGTTTCGAGGTCTGTGGAACGGCCAGGTTTACCCGGTTGATCGTTATGGCCAAACTGAATGAGGACGTAGGTTTTTGAGAAACCGCCGCTTTTCATTTCAGCCAAGGCAATATCCCATGAGCCTTCGGCAATATAGTTGAAGGTCGAACGCCCGCCTCTGGCCAAGTTTAGACAGGCCACAAACGAACTGAGGTGATGCCCGCAAAAGCTGGGGCCCCAGCCCCCCAGAACCGCGGTAGTGGAATCACCGACCAGAATGACCTTTTTAGCATTGACCTTCTTGATTTGGGCACGGGCCTCAATGTCCTGAGGCGACAGGTTGGGCGCGGTCTGCGCAAGGGCGGGCACAGCCAGCAGGCCGAGCCCGATCATTGCGGCGCCAAAGGCAATGAACTTTTTCATACCGCAGGCGGGCATAGTCATGGGCAGAATCCCTCTGTTAAGTCGCTCATGATCCTAACCTGGGCGTTAAAGCGCCCGGTACCGGAAGTTGCGGAAGCGTGCCTCGCCCTGCCCGGCGGCATAGAAGCCGGGCTTGAGCATCAGGAAACCACCACGCACATTGTGATGATAGCCCGACACCTCCATGCCACGATCAAAGCGTCGCCAGGTCTGGCCATCCGATGAGGTGTCAAAGGTCACAATATGCCGGTCGTTGCACAGACGCATGAACATCCGGCGACCATGGGGATTGACCGGACGCCCGCGCTCGATACCGTACTGATGCGTAACGAAGTTTTTGCCGTCAAAGCCCAGACCACAATAGAGTTTGGTGTCGTAGAACAGCAGCAGGCCAGCGCGCACGCCTTCGTCGATTTCGATCTCCATCTCAATCTCATAGGCCGGATCACCGACAATAGTGATCAGGGGCGAGCTTGAACTGGGGGCCTGACCTGTGGCCGTAAGATGCAGCACACCGTTTTCGCGGCGGATGCGGGCTTTCTCGTCCGGCGACGGGTTAAAAAAGTTCCACTGGATGCCGTACTTGTCGGTTGTAAAGTCGTCCGACAGGGCAAATCCGTGCGGCGGCTGAAAACCATGCGGCTTGCCACCCTTGGGCTTCTTTATAGGCTGCGACAGATCACCGCCGCCAAAATCAAACCAGCCATCCTTTGACCACGCCACCGGGGCCAGAAGCGTCTGCCGCCCCAGCGTCCAAAAGCCGTTTTCATAGCCGTGATAGACGCCCCACCAGTCACCGGCAGGCCCCTCCACAAGCGTGGCATGGCCGCGCGACCACCACCTTTCCTCGACCGAGGTCGTGCGCACCAACGGATTGCGCGGGTGATGCTCCCACGGACCGTTGATCGACTTCGAGCGCGCCGCAATGACCATATGCCCGGTCGGCGGGCCCGCCGTACCCCCGACAGCGAGGATCATGTAGTAATACTGGCCATGCCGCGTGATCTTCGGGCCTTCGGGCGAAAACCCTTCGACCACCCAGTCGGACGGATAGCGCCACGGCTCATAGACGTGCTCGACCTCACCCGCCTTCGACAGACCATCGTCTGCCAAGCGCACGCGATCACCGCCAGACAGGAATAGCCAGCGCGACCCGTCTTCGCCCACTGCATGGCCGGGGTCGATATGGTTGGGCAGGTCCAGGTCGATGGGCTCAGACCACGGGCCCTCGATATAGTCGGCCCAGATCACCCACGAGGTGGTCTTTGAGCCCGGTGCCGAGGTCTTTTTGGTCGGGATATAAAGATAGTAGCGGCCGTTGTGCTTACACAACTCCGGGGCCCAGACCGAGCCGACATTCTGGGTCAGAGCCGGGCCGATGGGCCGCCAGTTGACCATATCCCTCGAATGCCAGATCACCAGCCCCGGATAGGCATCGAAGGTCGAAAACGTCATGTAATAGTCGTCGCCGTCCTTCAGGATGGACGGATCGGGGTGGTCCCCGGCCATGATGGGATTGAGGAAGGTGCCATCACCCAGATCCGGCTGACGCTGCCCCTCTATCCCCTTGGGCCATGTCGTACGCCTGGCCTTAGGAGCCGCAACGGCCCCGGCGGGGGCTCCAAACAGAAACGCTCCAAGACCGATAGATTTTAGTGTGTTACGCCGGTCGATGGTCATTGTTGTATATCCATAACCTTTTACCAGTGCTGAGGGTTTGAACTGTCATCGTTCACGTATGGCCAATATGCAGCAAAGAATGAATTGGCAAAGACGGGGAAAAGAACAGGTTGCGGGACGAAATGCCCGCAACCTGTATAGACGTTAAAGGCGCTCGGGTTTCCTTTAAAGCGTCAGTTATACGCGGGAGATGCCACAGGGAGTGAAGCATGGCCGCAAAGTAAAGCACTTATGACACTCAAAGCAAGAGCATAATAACATACTTGGAATGTCAACAAAGTACACATTTCGCCTCATTTGAATTAGGCAAATCTAGTACTTATAGCGCATCCCGAGCCTAAAATTGCGACCCACTGCCGAATAGTTGGCAACGACCGGGTCGGTATAGGCATAACGCTCTGACTTCTGATCTGTGAGGTTCAGAGCCTCGAAAGTGAGAGAAATCTTCTTGGTCGGCTGATACCGTACCGACATATCAACATTCAGCGTTTCTTTGGACCCCCCGAACTCGTTGATGAGCGGACCATCACACGGCGTACCGTTGGCCTGAAGGCCGGGCTGACAGTTCCCCGAAGCCAGTGGGTAGGTCGTGTAATACTCATCCCGTTGCGAGGCTGATATGCGGGCGTTGAACTTCGGGGTTTCGTAGTAAACCGTGAAGTTCATGGCGCGCGGTGACGCACCCAACCACGGACCCGTACCAAGGGTTGGAGGCGTAATAACCGCGCCCGTTACGGTGTTTTTGCTACCCGGATCGAGAATGTAGTTCAGATTGGTGTCGAGGCTTGTCATGTTGAACTGGACACCGAGGTTCTTGAAATACCACGGCAGGAAGGTCAGGTCCTGCTGATAGCTGAATTCCCAGCCTTCGAGGACGCCCCCCGGTGCATCACGGATCTGGCGCGCCTGAAACACATTGCCCGCGTCGATATAGGCCAGTTGGTTTGCCACCGTCGTTGGGTTTGTTCCGGTACGAATCTGGACCTTCAACTGTTCGATAGCATCCGCATCAAGGAAGTCGGACAGAGGCGCGTCGTAGATGATGGTCTGAGGATAGGACTCAATATCCTTCTTGAACACGGCAAACGACACCAGAGCGCCCTTGGCAAAGTACCATTCCGCCGACAGGTCATATGCCACGCCGCGGAAGGGCGACAGTCGCGGATTGCCGACCGAAAGGGTGCCCCCCGTCACAGAACCATCACCGGGCACGGAAATACCCGTAACCGCAGGCGAAAGATTACCCAGCAGAGGACGCGACATCACCTTGGCCGCACCCGCACGGATGTAGAAGTCGTTCATGACCTCCCACGCCACGTTGAACGACGGCAGGGTGTCATCATAGGTATTGGTGCCGTAAATGGTACGACCGGCATTGGTCTGACCGGTGGACAACACGTCCGTGTGGGCCTGGCGGACCCCAATGTTACCAAAGATGTTACGTCCGAAGACATCATAGTTGAACTTCAGTTCCGCATAGAAGGCCTGCGTCTCTTCGGTCACGGCAAAAGTCGTGGTACGGTTCCGCTTGGTGGTAATGCGGAAATCGCCGTACTTGTTGATACAGTTACAGGTAAAGCCAAAGGCGGCATCAAACGCTTCGATCGACGGAGCGAAGAAACTGGTCGTGCTGCCGGCCGGTACATCCAGCCCCTGACCGAACTGGATCACACGGCCCAAAGAGGCCACCGCAATACCGGCTTCCTTTTCCGTAGGGTTGATCGTATCGTTGTTGCGCTCAAGCTGATTGGTCGAGAAGTCGAACTTGCGCGCGACGCCCCCGAACTTGATGGTCAGGTTTTCGGTCCAGTCATAGGTAAAATCGGCCTTGGTACCGGCATACTTATTGACAGTGGTGCGCATATAGTTGCGCATCCCTGAGAAGCCTTTGACGATACCCCATTTGTTCGGATCTGTGGCATTAAAGCCGACATCAAACTTCGGCATGGACGGGCCTCCACGTTCATCAAAGATGAAAGGTTCCTGAGCATCCATATAGTTGAACTCAACCAGAGTACCCTGATTGACGTTCGTTGACTCCGAGACACCGAAAGTGAACTGGCTGGCCAGCTTGTCCGTGAACCGATGGGTCAGATCAAAAGACACCTGACCAAACTCGGTGGTGTAGGCACCGCGGTCGGCAGCTGAACGCCAGTCAACGTTCTGTAGCTTGAGGTATTCCGCGTTCGTCCCAACAACCTCCGCATCAAGCACCTTAACCGCCGGGCGGCCAATCAGATCACCTCGGAAGGCCAGGGAAGCGGCTGTCCCCGCGTAACCCGGTGAGAGCGGGTTCGTGTAGTATTCATAGGTGTCGCGGTTGTAAGGATTGAAGCTGAAGGTATAGCCTGTCAACGGCGTCGTACCATTGAGGAACTGACCACAATCCTGACCGGGGTTCAGTTCTGTTTCTGCGGCAAAGGTACAGCCGTTAGGATAGAGCCCACGACGCTGAGCATCGGTAAAGGCCGTACCAGAGCGCGCCGTGGCCGTAGGCACGTTAGCACCGAAGGCGTAGGTGTTGCTCGTATTGTTGCGGTTCAGGCCCACCGGACTGAGTTGATAGTTCGTGCTTTCGCTGGTGAACTTGGAATACAGGCCATCAATCGTGAAACGCGTTTGCGGTGCCAGTTGCATCTGGAACGAGGCCGTAACCCCCAAACGCTCCGTGCTGGTGTCGCGCTGCTGAATCGCCGGCAAGGCCGGGAAGCGGATCAGCGAGTTGTTACATCCTGGCGAAGTTGCCGTCAGGCTGGCAGCCGTTGTTCCGACAGCCGCAGCACAGTTCGGGTAGAGCTTTGCGTAAGCGGCCGGATCAGACCCTGTAAGTTCGGCGTAGGCCGCCGGATTGGCAACCGGGTTATAGTAGTTAGCCGGATTGGCTTTGTAGGCGTCAAGCGCCGTTCCGGTCAGGGTCGTGGGGATCAAGGCTGTGAACGTCGTACCGGTCGGCGCGGCAAAGCCGGCACGCCCCGGCAGTTCATCGCCCGCCCACGTCGATCCGCGATACACATAATCCGACGAACCGACACCCCGCGAATAGTTATCGTCTTCAGAATTGCGCTCGGCATAGGCCACCGACATCAGGAAGCCCAGCTTGCCATCCGCCCAGCGACGCGAGAAGAGACCGGCAATACGCGGGCTGTTAGTTTCGCCGTTCTCGTAATAAGAGTTTTCGATCGAGAAGGCGGCAGCGCCCTGCTTGTAGTCGAAGGGGCGGCCGGTAATCAGGTCAACCGTAGCCCCCAGGCTCCCCTCGTCAGTCGAAGCCGAGGCTGTTTTCTGAACGCGCAGCGAGTTGAACAGTTCCGAAGCGAACGCATTGAAGTCGAACGCCCGCGAACGGTTGGGTGAAGACCCGGCGTCGTTGGACGCACCCGTCGAGAGGGCTTCCATATTGTTGATACGGACGCGGGTGAAATCACCACCAAGGCCACGCACGCTGATCTGACGACCTTCGCCATTGTCGCGGTCAATGGAAATACCCGGCAGACGCTGGAGCGAGTCAGCGAGGTTGGAATCCGGGAAGTCAGCGATGTCTTCAGCGTTAATCGCGTCAATCATCACGTCTGCCTTGCGCTTGGTCGTCAGCGCGCTTTGCAGCGATGCGCGGTAGCCTGTAACGACAACCGTCGTCAGGTCATCCTTTGCATTCGCCTCCTGCGCACTCACGGTATGAGGCGCGACCAGCGTCAGTACACCCAGCGATATGCTGGCCAGCAGGCCACTGCGAAGACCGGCATGCGGTCCATTGTGAGCAAGACTCATTACTCTCTCCCTGGAATATCTAATTTGTTGCCACCCAACCGGCTGTCACAACGCACCGAGACACCGGTGTCACGCAGCCTTATTAAGTAAGACTCTGCCCTTGCCGATTTCCGACATTCCTTCGTGAATTTTTTATTTCACTGGTGAAAATTATAGAGATTAAAAAGTATAGCTGAACCCTAACGAGACGGTTCGTCCACTCCATTGGATATCAACGAGACGTCTGGCCTCCAGCCCCTCCCACGTGCGGGAAGGCTCATCCGTCAGGTTTAGGCCCTCCAGACGCAGTTGCAGGTTGGGTGCAATCCTGTAGCCGACCGCCGCGCTCAGATACAGCGCCCCATCGACACCCGCCGCGTCTGATATCCGCGCACCGGGCACGTTCGTCAGATAGGCGCTCCGGTAGACACCCGTTACCTGTGCATCGACATTTGCCACACGATAATGCGCGGTTGCCCGGAGGGCGCGCGGAGATAGATTTAGCAGATCGAAATGCACACGACGACGTTGCCCCTGATCGTCGAGGAAGTATTCGATCCGGCTGTGTATTTGCGTATAATTCAGGTCAAGACCAAGGCCTGAGA
Coding sequences:
- a CDS encoding pectinesterase family protein; this encodes MLNRRLFCGAGALALSSAPAGFAQTQAIVRVPTQYKTLAEAFAALPEAGGVVEIAPGTYREKLSLSKPGVQLIGKGKKPEDVVIVWGDSAKMAGGTGKSASFTVSGDGFRASNLTIQNDYHLTQPDNPSQAVALSISADRAVLRNVRLLGAQDTLYAGSKKPTVPSRQYYKDCYIEGHVDFIFGNALAFFDRCHLHIIKRDGAFITAHSRTADSETTAYVFDHCRITTAGTGAYYFGRAWRPYAQVIFLDTRIDGQIHPEGWREWTPGKTETYGTAHFAEYNSSGPGADVSQRVFWAKRLTADQAAKWRLESVFPDRSWMN
- a CDS encoding rhamnogalacturonan acetylesterase, with amino-acid sequence MTMPACGMKKFIAFGAAMIGLGLLAVPALAQTAPNLSPQDIEARAQIKKVNAKKVILVGDSTTAVLGGWGPSFCGHHLSSFVACLNLARGGRSTFNYIAEGSWDIALAEMKSGGFSKTYVLIQFGHNDQPGKPGRSTDLETEFPQFLKRYVNETRAAGAIPVLVTPLTRRGFKNGVLENDLAPWAAATRKVAAELNVPLVDLYARSQSEVQAMGPVAAMRFAQKPPSAEVLEAGKTGTTISGSTGVPVAPTQTPLTEEQIRNAQEPLGQAKLSFDYTHLGREGADFFSKIVTYELARAVPELKRDLIP
- a CDS encoding family 43 glycosylhydrolase; this encodes MTIDRRNTLKSIGLGAFLFGAPAGAVAAPKARRTTWPKGIEGQRQPDLGDGTFLNPIMAGDHPDPSILKDGDDYYMTFSTFDAYPGLVIWHSRDMVNWRPIGPALTQNVGSVWAPELCKHNGRYYLYIPTKKTSAPGSKTTSWVIWADYIEGPWSEPIDLDLPNHIDPGHAVGEDGSRWLFLSGGDRVRLADDGLSKAGEVEHVYEPWRYPSDWVVEGFSPEGPKITRHGQYYYMILAVGGTAGPPTGHMVIAARSKSINGPWEHHPRNPLVRTTSVEERWWSRGHATLVEGPAGDWWGVYHGYENGFWTLGRQTLLAPVAWSKDGWFDFGGGDLSQPIKKPKGGKPHGFQPPHGFALSDDFTTDKYGIQWNFFNPSPDEKARIRRENGVLHLTATGQAPSSSSPLITIVGDPAYEIEMEIEIDEGVRAGLLLFYDTKLYCGLGFDGKNFVTHQYGIERGRPVNPHGRRMFMRLCNDRHIVTFDTSSDGQTWRRFDRGMEVSGYHHNVRGGFLMLKPGFYAAGQGEARFRNFRYRAL
- a CDS encoding TonB-dependent receptor domain-containing protein, with amino-acid sequence MSLAHNGPHAGLRSGLLASISLGVLTLVAPHTVSAQEANAKDDLTTVVVTGYRASLQSALTTKRKADVMIDAINAEDIADFPDSNLADSLQRLPGISIDRDNGEGRQISVRGLGGDFTRVRINNMEALSTGASNDAGSSPNRSRAFDFNAFASELFNSLRVQKTASASTDEGSLGATVDLITGRPFDYKQGAAAFSIENSYYENGETNSPRIAGLFSRRWADGKLGFLMSVAYAERNSEDDNYSRGVGSSDYVYRGSTWAGDELPGRAGFAAPTGTTFTALIPTTLTGTALDAYKANPANYYNPVANPAAYAELTGSDPAAYAKLYPNCAAAVGTTAASLTATSPGCNNSLIRFPALPAIQQRDTSTERLGVTASFQMQLAPQTRFTIDGLYSKFTSESTNYQLSPVGLNRNNTSNTYAFGANVPTATARSGTAFTDAQRRGLYPNGCTFAAETELNPGQDCGQFLNGTTPLTGYTFSFNPYNRDTYEYYTNPLSPGYAGTAASLAFRGDLIGRPAVKVLDAEVVGTNAEYLKLQNVDWRSAADRGAYTTEFGQVSFDLTHRFTDKLASQFTFGVSESTNVNQGTLVEFNYMDAQEPFIFDERGGPSMPKFDVGFNATDPNKWGIVKGFSGMRNYMRTTVNKYAGTKADFTYDWTENLTIKFGGVARKFDFSTNQLERNNDTINPTEKEAGIAVASLGRVIQFGQGLDVPAGSTTSFFAPSIEAFDAAFGFTCNCINKYGDFRITTKRNRTTTFAVTEETQAFYAELKFNYDVFGRNIFGNIGVRQAHTDVLSTGQTNAGRTIYGTNTYDDTLPSFNVAWEVMNDFYIRAGAAKVMSRPLLGNLSPAVTGISVPGDGSVTGGTLSVGNPRLSPFRGVAYDLSAEWYFAKGALVSFAVFKKDIESYPQTIIYDAPLSDFLDADAIEQLKVQIRTGTNPTTVANQLAYIDAGNVFQARQIRDAPGGVLEGWEFSYQQDLTFLPWYFKNLGVQFNMTSLDTNLNYILDPGSKNTVTGAVITPPTLGTGPWLGASPRAMNFTVYYETPKFNARISASQRDEYYTTYPLASGNCQPGLQANGTPCDGPLINEFGGSKETLNVDMSVRYQPTKKISLTFEALNLTDQKSERYAYTDPVVANYSAVGRNFRLGMRYKY